The proteins below are encoded in one region of Paenibacillus sp. YYML68:
- the phnC gene encoding phosphonate ABC transporter ATP-binding protein yields the protein MLELRGISKTYKSAAKPALAAVDLRIEEGEFVAILGRSGAGKSTLIRCINRLVEPDAGEVLWRGRSITAMQSEALRAIRGEIGMVFQHFQLLPRLSVLTNVLAGRFAVMPRWRSLLGLFSEADRAAALEALRQVGLEALAQRRVEQLSGGQRQRVAIARVLMQQPRLLIGDEPVSSLDVVTAGRVMGYIQSLHREQGLTVVMNLHDLQLARSCASRIIGMAGGRIVFDGTPDQLGEAELELIYPPDDV from the coding sequence GTGCTGGAGCTACGTGGAATTAGTAAAACGTATAAATCTGCTGCCAAGCCCGCTCTGGCCGCTGTTGACCTGCGCATTGAGGAAGGGGAGTTCGTCGCCATTCTCGGTCGAAGTGGAGCAGGCAAGTCGACATTGATTCGCTGCATTAACCGACTCGTGGAGCCGGATGCAGGCGAGGTGCTGTGGCGTGGGCGCAGCATTACGGCGATGCAGTCGGAGGCGCTGCGGGCGATTCGGGGCGAGATCGGGATGGTGTTCCAGCACTTCCAGCTGCTCCCCCGGCTATCGGTGCTGACCAATGTGCTAGCCGGCCGCTTCGCGGTGATGCCGCGCTGGCGTAGCCTGCTCGGGCTGTTCAGCGAGGCCGACCGGGCTGCTGCGCTTGAGGCGCTGCGCCAGGTCGGTCTCGAGGCGTTGGCGCAGCGGCGCGTTGAGCAGCTGAGCGGCGGACAGAGACAGCGCGTCGCGATTGCGCGCGTGCTGATGCAGCAGCCTCGCCTGCTGATCGGCGATGAGCCGGTGTCGAGCCTTGATGTGGTGACAGCCGGGCGCGTCATGGGCTATATTCAGTCGCTCCATCGGGAGCAAGGGCTGACGGTCGTGATGAACCTGCACGATCTGCAGCTCGCTCGAAGCTGTGCCTCGCGCATCATCGGCATGGCTGGCGGACGCATCGTCTTCGATGGGACTCCTG
- the phnE gene encoding phosphonate ABC transporter, permease protein PhnE has protein sequence MRVLPVAAVIVVLLVWSGQGVGIDLALFRDIGNTYRFIAEHWLPPDASDWRPAFQALLDTLQIALFSTLAAVLLALPASFLAARSWTPARWVYDASRTFFNLCRSVPELVLALIFIPTLGLGPLPAVIALIIHNVGVFGKMISEMIEAMDDGPQEAVRAVGGTRLHVALYGILPQMLPLVLSQYFYRLEVAIRTCLILGIVGAGGIGQMLYNDFKQFMYPKVTFEVILIMALVTLVDYTGAFIRKRVN, from the coding sequence ACAAGGTGTCGGGATCGACCTTGCTTTATTTCGCGATATCGGCAACACGTACCGGTTCATCGCGGAGCACTGGCTGCCGCCGGACGCCTCAGATTGGCGTCCGGCGTTTCAGGCTTTGCTCGATACGCTGCAGATTGCGCTGTTCAGCACACTAGCTGCGGTGCTGCTGGCATTGCCCGCAAGCTTCCTCGCAGCTCGCAGCTGGACGCCGGCCCGATGGGTGTACGATGCCTCGCGGACGTTTTTCAATTTATGCCGCTCGGTACCGGAGCTTGTGCTTGCGCTCATTTTTATCCCGACGCTCGGCCTCGGTCCGTTACCTGCAGTTATCGCGCTTATTATTCATAACGTCGGCGTATTCGGCAAAATGATTTCGGAGATGATTGAAGCTATGGACGACGGGCCGCAGGAGGCGGTAAGGGCGGTCGGCGGCACGCGCTTGCATGTCGCTCTGTACGGTATATTGCCGCAGATGCTGCCGCTTGTGCTGTCGCAGTACTTTTATCGGCTGGAGGTTGCGATTCGTACCTGTCTCATTCTCGGCATCGTCGGAGCGGGCGGGATCGGTCAGATGCTGTACAACGACTTCAAGCAGTTCATGTACCCGAAGGTGACGTTCGAGGTCATCCTCATCATGGCTCTAGTTACGCTCGTCGACTATACGGGCGCCTTCATTCGAAAGAGGGTGAATTAA